GCGCTCGACATCCTGCACAAGCTCTACGCCGAGGGCCAGGTCGTCATCGCCAAGATGAACCCGGTCAACGCCTGTCTGCGCCCCCACTTCGAGTACGTCTTCGCCGAGTTCGTCGAACGCGGCTGGGTGCGCTTCGTCGACGGCGGCGCCGCCGAGGGCGCCCATCTCACCCGCCACGACGGCATCGACACCATCCACGTCACCGGCAGCGACCGCACCCACGACGCCATCGTCTGGGGCACCGGCGAGGACGCCGTACAGCGCCGCCGCGACGATCTCCCGTTGCTCACCAAGCCGTTCGCCAGCGAACTCGGCGGCGTCAGCCCGTGCATCGTGACCCCGGGCCCTTGGAGCGCCGCCGACTTCCGCTTCCAGGCCGAGCACATCGTCACCAGCAAGATGAACAACTCCGGCCACAACTGCATCGCCACCCAGATCCTCGTCCTGCCACGCGACTGGCACGGCACCGAGCGGCTGCTCGTCGAGATCCGTCGGGTACTGCGCGAACTGCCTCCGCGTACCGACTACTACCCGGGCGCCGCGGACCGTCTGGCCGCGGTACGCGAGGCCCACCCGGAGGCGGAGACGTACGGCGACGGCTGCCGGCTCCTCGTCCCCGACATCACCGACCACCACGACGTCCTCCTCACCGACGAGGTCTTCGGCAGCGCCCTGGGCGTCGTACGCCTGCCCGGCACTACCCCGGCCGCATTCCTGCGGCACGCCGTCGACTTCGCCAACGACACCCTGCCAGGCACCCTCGGCGCCACCCTGCTCGTCCACCCGAAGACCGAGAAGGCCGACCCGGAGGCGGTGCGCACCGCCATCGCCGAGATGCGCTACGGCACGCTGGGCGTCAACTGCTGGTCGGGCGTCGGCTTCCTGCTCGGGTTCACGCCGTGGGGTGCCTTCCCCGGCCACACCCCACGGGACATCGGCAGCGGCATCGGCTTCGTGCACAACGCGTTCATGCTCGAGGGCATCGAGAAGACCGTGCTGCGCGCCCCGTTCACACCGGCTCCCCGCGGCCTGATCACGGGCGACCCTTCGCTGTCTCCACGCCCCCCGTACTTCGTCACGCACCGCACGGCGCTGGCCACGGTGCGGCGCCTCACCCGCTTCACGACGTCGCCGCGCCTGAGGAAACTGCCCGCACTCTTCGCTGCCGCGCTGCGGGGCTGATCCCGGATCCACCGCGCCCGCCGAAACACCTACAGGAGATCCTCGTGCTCAACCTCGCCTCCGTCCTGGAGCACAGCGCCCGCGCCGTGCCCCACCGCACCGCGATCGTCCTGGGCGTCCAGCGGCTCACCTACGCGGAACTCGACGCCGCCGCCTGCCGCGTGGCCAGCCTCCTGCACTCGCGCGGTGTCGGACCGGGCGACAAGGTGGCCCTGTCCTGCCCCAACCTGCCGTGGTACCCCATCGTCTACTACGGCATCCTCAAAGCCGGCGCGGTGGTGGTCCCGCTCAACGTGCTGCTGAAAAGCCGTGAGATCGCCTACCACCTGGCCGATGCCGAGGTGAAGGCGTACTTCTGCTTCGAGGGCAGCGCCGAACTCCCCCTCGGTCAGGAGGGCTGGACCGGCTTCGGTAAGGCGCCGGACTGCGAACACTTCTTCGTGATGACGGCCGCTCCCTCCGTCATCTCCCCGATCGAGGGCGCCGAGACCCTGACGGCGGCACTGGCGGGACAGAGCGCGGAGTTCGAGACGGTGGCCACGGAGCCCGGTGACACGGCGGTCATCCTCTACACGTCCGGCACCACCGGCCGGCCCAAGGGCGCCGAGCTCACCCACTCCAACGTGATGCTCAACGTGCTGACGTGCCACAAGCTGTTCGGCGAAGTGGAACACGACATTCATCTGATCGCACTCCCGCTGTTCCACTCCTTCGGCCAGGTCGTGCAGATGAACGCGGGACTGGCATCGGGGGCCACGCTGGTCCTGCTGCCACGCTTCGACGCCAAGTCGGCTCTGGCTCTCATGCAACGCCATGCCGTCACCTTCTTCGCGGGTGTCCCCACCATGTTCTGGGCGCTGCTCGAAGCGGACACCTCCGACGTGGAGCTGCCCCGGATCGCCGAGAACCTGCGCATGGCGGGCTCCGGCGGCTCCGCCCTCCCGGTGGAGATCCACCGGCGCTTCACCGAACGGTTCGGCGTCACCATCCTCGAGGGATACGGTCTCTCGGAGACGAGCCCGGTCGCGACCTTCTCACCACGGGGCGAGCGGGTACGCCCCGGCTCCATCGGACGCCCCGTCTGGGGCGTGGAGGTGGACCTGGTCGCCGAGGACTGGACACCGGTCGAGGGCGCCGACGCGATCGGGGAGATCGCCATCCGCGGACACAACGTGATGAAGGGCTACTTCAACCGGCCCGAAGCGACCGCCGAGGTGCTGCGCGACGGCTGGTTCCGCACCGGTGACCTGGCCCGTCGTGACGCCGACGGCTGGTTCTACATCGTCGACCGCGCCAAGGACATGATCATCCGCGGTGGCTTCAACGTGTACCCGCGGGAGGTCGAAGAGGTGCTGCTCACCCACCCCGCCGTGAGCATGGCGGCCGTGATCGGCCTGCCGGACGACCGCCACGGTGAGGAGATCAAGGCCTGTGTGGTCCTCGCCCCGGGAGCGACCGTCACCGAGGAGGAGCTGACCGCCTGGTGCAGGGAGGCGATGGCGGGCTACAAGTACCCCCGCCTGGTGGAGTTCTTCGGCGTCCTCCCCACCAACGCCACGGGCAAGATCCTCAAGCGCGAGCTCCGGGAGGCGGGAAGGTCGGTGGCCCGCGACGCCGACCTCGCGGGCAAGCGGACGGCGGACCTCTCGCGGACCGACTGACGCGGCTGGGACCGAGAGCGTTTTCGCCGAACGGCATACGGCGCTCACGCTTGGCCCCGGCCCTGCCTACATGGTGGACACGCGCACTCCCACGCTCGGAACTGTGTTGTCCCACCACATACGCCTCTCACCTGCGTGTTTCTACGGTGTGGCGACAAACAAACGTCCCCGTCACACGCCAGGAAGTGGTACCGATGTCATCCCCCGCGACCGCTCCCCCAACTCCCTCCAGCCTCAAGCGCATAGTCGCCGCCAGCCTCATCGGCACGACCATCGAGTGGTACGACTTCTTTCTCTACGGATCCGCCGCGGCCCTCGTCTTCAACAAGCTGTTCTTCCCGGGCTCCGACCCGCTCGTCGGCACCCTGCTGTCGTTCCTGACGTACGCCGTCGGATTCGCCGCCCGTCCGCTCGGTGCCCTCGTCTTCGGGCACTACGGCGACCGGCTGGGACGCAAGAAGCTGCTGGTGCTGAGCCTGCTGCTGATGGGCGGGGCGACCTTCGCGATCGGGCTGCTGCCCACGCACGCGACCATCGGCTCGGCGGCACCCGTGCTGCTGACCGTGCTGCGCCTGGTCCAGGGCTTCGCGCTCGGCGGCGAGTGGGGCGGGGCCGTGCTGCTGGTGTCCGAGCACGGGGACGCCCGGCGGCGCGGGTTCTGGGCCTCCTGGCCGCAGACCGGCGCCCCCGCGGGGCAGTTGCTGGCCACCGGTGTGCTGTCCCTGCTCACCGCCCTCCTCTCGGACAGCGCCTTCACCAGCTGGGGCTGGCGGATCCCGTTCCTGCTCTCCGGCGTCCTCGTGATGGTCGGTTTGTGGATTCGTCTGTCTGTCGACGAATCACCGGTCTTCAAGCAGGCCCTGGCCCACGCCGAGGCCCGCAAGGCCGAGCAGGGGGCCGCCGCGGAGAAGCTCCCGATCGTCTCCGTACTGCGCCACCACTGGCGCGACGTGCTCATCGCGATGGGCGCGCGCATGGCCGAGAACATCAGCTACTACGTGATCACCGCGTTCATCCTCGTCTACGCCACCACCGCGGCCGACGTCTCCAAGCAGACCGCGTTGAACGCCGTACTGATCGCCTCCGCCGTGCACTTCGCGGTGATCCCGATGTGGGGCGCCCTGTCGGACCGGATCGGGCGACGGCCGGTGTACCTGCTGGGCGCGGCCGGGATCGGGCTGTGGATGTTCCCGTTCTTCTCCCTCATCGACACCGGCAGCTTCGGCAACCTGATCCTCGCCATCACCGTGGGTCTGGTGCTGCACGGGGCGATGTACGCGCCCCAGGCCGCCTTCTTCTCCGAGATGTTCGCGACCCGGATGCGCTACTCCGGCGCCTCCATCGGTGCCCAGTTCGCCTCGGTCGCCGCCGGAGCGCCCGCGCCGCTGATCGCCACCGCGCTCCTGGACGACTACGGCAGCTCCACCCCGATCGCCCTGTACGTCATCGCCGCGGCCGTCCTGACCCTCATCGCGGTGGGGGTGGCCAAGGAGACCCGCAACCGGGATCTCGCCGACGTCGACGCCCCCGCGGACACGGAGCCGGTGAAGGCCGCGACCGCGGACGCCCGCTCCGTCTGATCTCCCCCGACCGGCCCCCGTGCGCTCGCGCGTGCGGGGGCCGTTCCCGTGCCGACGCGCGCGCTCAGTGCTGTGAGGGTGCGGACAACCGGTGCAGGCGCAGGGCGAGCTGGATCTCCAAGGCGCGTGCGGGGCTCTGCCAGTCGTCGCCGAGGAGGCGGCCGACGCGCTCCAGACGTTGGGCGACCGTGTTCACGTGGACGTGCAGTTCGTCCTTGGTGCGGGCCGGGCTCATGCCGCAGGCGAAGTACGCGTCGAGAGTGCGCAGGAGATCGGTGCCGCGTCGTTCGTCGTAGGTGACGACCTGGCCGATGGTGCGGTCGACGAAGCCCGTGATGTCCCGGTCGCCCGCCAGGAGCAGACCGAGGAACCCGAAGTCCTCGGCCGCCGCCCCGTCGCCGGAACGGCCCAGGAGCCGCAGGGCGTCGAGGCAGCGGCGGCCCTCCTCGTAGGCGGCGGCCACGCTGTCCGGGCGGGTGGCCAGGTCCTCGACCGGGCCCGACGCGCCGACGGTGACGGCCTCGTGAACGGCCGTGCCGAGGTGGCCCGCGGTACGGCGGGCCAGGGCGGTCGCGGTGTCGCCGGGTCTCAGGGGCAGCAGCAGGACGGTGCCACCGTCGCGGGCGGCGGCCAGTCCGTGCCGGGTCGCCGCGAGGTGGGAGGCGGCGGACCACAGGCGTCGGCGGGCGTCCGCCTCCTGCTCGGCGTCGGCCGCGGTGCCGTCGAGCCGGGCGGCGAGGACGACATGGGTGGCGTCGAGGTCGGCGTGCAGCCGGGAGGCCCGTTCGCGCAGCAGGCGCGGGTCGCGGTCGCGGGCGTCGAGGAGGTCGTCCAACAGTTCGCCGCGGACACGCTGTTCGGCCTCGGCCGCCGAGCGTCTCGCGAGCAGCAGCAGCGAGGTGACCATCGCGGCGCGCTCCAGGGTGCGCTGGTCGACGGGGTCGAGTCCGGGGTGGCCGTGCAGCACGAGGGCGCCGAGCAGTTCGCCGCCGGCGGCGACGGCCGCGATCCAGTCGTCGCCGTGCCGTACGGCGTGCCCTTCGGCCCGGGAGGTTTCCAGTGCCTGGGCGGGCGTGGCGGCGGCCTCGGTGAACTCGACCTTGCCGTCGAGGACTTCGGCGACCGCGGCCGCCACGTCGTGCACCCCGCCACCGCGCAGCACGAGTTCGGCGAGCCGGTCGTGGACGTCGGAGGCGCGCTCGATGACGCCGCTGCGGTCGCGGATGATCTCGTTGGCCCGCTCCAGACCGGCGAGGGCCGAGCGGGTCTCGGTGAGCAGGTTCGCGGTGTCGATGGCGGCGGCGGCCAGGGCGGCGAAGGAGCCGAGCAGGGCGATCTGCTCCCGCTCGAAGACCCGGGCGCGCCGGTCGGCGGCGAACAGCACCCCGATGACGTGGTGGCCCAGCATCAGCGGCACGCCGAGGATGGCGACCAGGCCCTCGTCCCGTACGCCGCCGTCGATGGTGCGTGTGTGCTGGAAGCGCTCGTCCTTGAAGTAGTCGTCGGTGACATAGGGCCGGGCGGTCTGGGCGACGAGGCCGCCGAGCCCCTCGCCCATGCCGAGCCGCAGCTGCTGGAAGCGGGCGGCGACCGAGCCCTCGGTCACGCGCATGTAGGTGTCGCCGCGGACCGGGTCGTTCAGGCTGAGATAGGCGACGTCCGTGCCGAGCAGGGAGCGGGCGCGCTGCACGATCGCCTGGAGCACGGCGTCCAGGTCGCGCAGTCCCGCCAGGTCGTGCGCGGTCTCGAAGAGGGCGGAGAGCTCGGCCTCGCGCCTGCGCCGTCCCTCCAGCTCCGAGCGCACGCGCAGCGCCACCAGCTTGGCCTGCTCCAGGGCGGCGATCCGCTCGGCCGGCCGGCCCTCGGCGCGGGCGACCAGCACCGGCTGCTCGTAGGCGTCGGCGGACGCGCCCCTGGCCAGCAGCTCGAGGAACGGTGCCTCGGCGCTGCCGGCGGGGCGCTCGGCGGACTGCACGTGATCGCGGGACATGCTCACAGGATTCCTCATCGCACCGTCACCTCGTCAGCCCTGTGGACAACCCCGCCGGGGCGCGGCTCAGTGCGCCGTCCAGCCCCCGTCCATGACCAGGGACGTGCCGGTCACGAAGGACGCCTGCGGGCCGCACAGATACGCCACGGCCTCGGCGACGTCCTCGGGCTCGATGAGCCGCTTGACCGCGCTGTCCTGCAGCAGCACCTCGGCGAGGACGCGCTCCTCGGGGATGCCGTGCGCCTGTGCCTGGTCGGCGAGCTGCTTCTCGACCAGGGGGGTGCGCACATAGGCGGGGTTCACACAGTTCGAGGTGACACCGTGGGGCGCGCCCTCCAGGGCGGCCGTCTTGGAGAGCCCTTCCAGGCCGTGCTTGGCGGCCACGTACGCCGACTTGAACGCCGAGGCCCGCAGCCCGTGGACCGAGGACACGTTGACGATCCGGCCCCACCCCTGCCCGTACATGTGGGGCAGGGCGCCGCGGATGAGCCGGAACGGCGCCTCCAGCATCACCGTGAGCACGGTGTGGAAGACGTCGGGCGGGAACTCCTCGATGGGGCGCACGAGCTGCAGTCCGGCGTTGTTGACCAGTACGTCGGTGCCCGCCGCGGCGAGCTCGGCGGCGTCCAGGTCGGTCAGGTCGAGAACGTGCGGTTCGATGGCGCCCGCCAGGTTCCGGGCCCCGTCGGCGAGCTCCTCCAGCCCCCGCGCCTCCCGGTCGACCGCTCTGACCTTCGCCCCGGCGGCCGCGAGCCGCAGCGCACAGGCGCGGCCGATGCCACCGGCGGCGCCGGTGACGAGGGCGGTGCGGCCGCCGAGGTCGAGGGAGGAGGCGTGGGGGGCCGGGAGGGCGCTGGGCGGGGTCATGGCTCGACCCTAAGCAGCGCCCTTCACTGTCCCCATGTGGTCAGCACCCATACTTCACTCGGAAATCATGGGCTCGAACCATGTGGGTTCATCGGACAGTGCTTGCTTGATCCGGAACAGCTGGCGTTCGCCCATCGGGGGCAGCGCGTCCACCTCGAACCAGCCGACCGCGAGGGACTCGTCGTCGTTCACCCGTGCCTCGCCCCCGACGGCCCGGCAGCGGAAGGTGATGTCCATGAACTGGCACGTGTCGCCGTTGGGGTAGACGACCTCTCTCCCCGACCGGACGAGGACGACCCGCTCGACGACGCAGTGCACGCCCGCCTCTTCGTGGACCTCCCGGACGGCGGCGGCCGCGGGCTGCTCCCCGGGGTCGGGGATGCCCGAGATCACCGTCCACTCGTGGTTGTCCGCGCGCTGGCCCAGCAGGACCCGCCCCTCGTCGTCGAAGACGACGGCGCTGACGCCGGGCAGCCACAACAGCTGATGCCCGGCGGAGGCCCGGATCTCACGGATGAAGTCAGGAGTAGCCATGCCCCCGACCCTAACCGGCGGATCCCGCCCGCCTGTTGCGCACTCCCGCGCCGATCGCCCAGCCCAGGCCACCCGCCGCGACCAGCACCAGCAGCATCTCCGGCAGGATGCCCAGCTTGGTTGCCGGAGTCTCGGAGGAGCGCAGCGGCACCTTCTGGACGAGGGAGTCGGCGACGAACATGCCGGTCTTCTGGGTGATCCGCCCGTCCGGCATGATGATCGCGCTGACACCGCTGGTCACCGGCACCGTGACGGTCCGGCTGTGCTCCACGGCGCGCACCCGGGACATGGCGAGCTGCTGGTAGGTCATCTCGCTGCGGTCGAAGGTCGCGTTGTTGCTCGGCACGGAGATCAGCTGGGCGCCGTCGGTGACCTCGGAGCGCACGGCCCAGTCGAAGGCCGCCTCGTAGCAGGTGACGAGCCCGACCTTGGCGCCCGCCATGGTGAACACACCCGGTTCGGTGCCGCGGCTGAAGTCCTGGCGGACCATGGACGTCCAGTCGCTGTTGATCGCCCCGATGAGCGAGCGCAGCGGGAGGTACTCGCCGAACGGCTGGATCTGGCGCTTGTCGTAGGTGTCGGTCGGTCCCTTGACCGGGTCCCACAGGATCTGCTCGTTGTAGAGCTTGCCGTCCCGCTCGACGACTCCGCCGACCGAGATCGGCGCGCCGATGGCCTTGGCGGCGGCGTCGATGACGGCGCGCGCGTCCTCGTTGGCGAACGGGTCGATGTCGGAGGAGTTCTCCGGCCACAGCACGATGTCGGGCCTGGGCGTCTTGCCGGCCTTGACCTGGGCGGCCAGCCGCTCGGTCTCCCGTGCGTGGTAGTCGAGGACGGCCCGTCGCTGGGCGTTGAAGTCGAGGCCCGCGCGGGGCACGTTGCCCTGGATGGCCGCGACGGTGACGGTGCCGTTCTCGGCCTTGTCGCTGACCAGCGGGCGGGCGGCGACGGCCCCCACCACGGGAACGGCCACGCTCAGCAGGGCGACCACGGCGGCCGACCGGCGTACCTCTCGGGAGCGGCGCTTCTCCACCCCCAGCCGGACGGCCTCGTACAGCCCGAAGCCGCACAGGACGACCGCGAAGCCGAGCACAGGGGTCCCGCCCACCGCGGCGAGCGGAAGGAAGACGCCGTCGGCCTGACCGAACGCGATCTTGCCCCAGGGGAAGCCGCTGAACGGCGCACGCGCGCGTGCCGCCTCTCCGGCGACCCACAGGGCGGCCGCCCACAGCGGAGAGCCGGGCAGCTTGGACACGGTCGCGACACCCGCGCCGACCAGCGCGACGAAGACCGCCTCGATCACCACGAGCGCCAGCCACGGGCCGGGCCCGACCTCCACGCCGGTCCACACCAGCAGCGGCAGCAGGAAGCCCAGGCCGAAGAGGTAGCCGAGGCCCAGACCCGCCTTCCAGCTGCGGCCACGCAGTACCCAGCCGAAGACGGCGAACGCCGGGAGGGCGAGCCACCACAGGGGGCGCGGCGGGAAGCTGACGTAGAGCAGCACTCCGGAGAGTGCGGCGGCGAGAGCCGGGACGAAGCGCGCGAGGCGGGCCGTGCGCGAGGCGGGCGCGGCCGAATGCTGCTGGTCCGACTCGTCCACGGATGTTGCGGTGACGGTCACTCCCGGAGTGTACGGCGGTCGGCCTCGGCGCCGACAGCGCGGTCCGTGCGGTGGCACAGGGCTCCGGGGAACCCTTCTGACGCATCCTT
Above is a window of Streptomyces sp. NBC_00490 DNA encoding:
- a CDS encoding aldehyde dehydrogenase family protein is translated as MNNSALDTSILDRTVADVRANAASWSTTPLTERIALLERLQPRVVARAEEMAGAEARAKGYEPNSSWAAEDWTGGPWALVQNTAALLHVLRRIAAGKEPLDAGAVHEEHGRTRVDVFPATRWDTLLLNGFRAQVWMRPGVTAEQARAGAAGEYRGRQTAPAVALVLGAGNVAAITALDILHKLYAEGQVVIAKMNPVNACLRPHFEYVFAEFVERGWVRFVDGGAAEGAHLTRHDGIDTIHVTGSDRTHDAIVWGTGEDAVQRRRDDLPLLTKPFASELGGVSPCIVTPGPWSAADFRFQAEHIVTSKMNNSGHNCIATQILVLPRDWHGTERLLVEIRRVLRELPPRTDYYPGAADRLAAVREAHPEAETYGDGCRLLVPDITDHHDVLLTDEVFGSALGVVRLPGTTPAAFLRHAVDFANDTLPGTLGATLLVHPKTEKADPEAVRTAIAEMRYGTLGVNCWSGVGFLLGFTPWGAFPGHTPRDIGSGIGFVHNAFMLEGIEKTVLRAPFTPAPRGLITGDPSLSPRPPYFVTHRTALATVRRLTRFTTSPRLRKLPALFAAALRG
- a CDS encoding long-chain-fatty-acid--CoA ligase gives rise to the protein MLNLASVLEHSARAVPHRTAIVLGVQRLTYAELDAAACRVASLLHSRGVGPGDKVALSCPNLPWYPIVYYGILKAGAVVVPLNVLLKSREIAYHLADAEVKAYFCFEGSAELPLGQEGWTGFGKAPDCEHFFVMTAAPSVISPIEGAETLTAALAGQSAEFETVATEPGDTAVILYTSGTTGRPKGAELTHSNVMLNVLTCHKLFGEVEHDIHLIALPLFHSFGQVVQMNAGLASGATLVLLPRFDAKSALALMQRHAVTFFAGVPTMFWALLEADTSDVELPRIAENLRMAGSGGSALPVEIHRRFTERFGVTILEGYGLSETSPVATFSPRGERVRPGSIGRPVWGVEVDLVAEDWTPVEGADAIGEIAIRGHNVMKGYFNRPEATAEVLRDGWFRTGDLARRDADGWFYIVDRAKDMIIRGGFNVYPREVEEVLLTHPAVSMAAVIGLPDDRHGEEIKACVVLAPGATVTEEELTAWCREAMAGYKYPRLVEFFGVLPTNATGKILKRELREAGRSVARDADLAGKRTADLSRTD
- a CDS encoding MFS transporter; the protein is MSSPATAPPTPSSLKRIVAASLIGTTIEWYDFFLYGSAAALVFNKLFFPGSDPLVGTLLSFLTYAVGFAARPLGALVFGHYGDRLGRKKLLVLSLLLMGGATFAIGLLPTHATIGSAAPVLLTVLRLVQGFALGGEWGGAVLLVSEHGDARRRGFWASWPQTGAPAGQLLATGVLSLLTALLSDSAFTSWGWRIPFLLSGVLVMVGLWIRLSVDESPVFKQALAHAEARKAEQGAAAEKLPIVSVLRHHWRDVLIAMGARMAENISYYVITAFILVYATTAADVSKQTALNAVLIASAVHFAVIPMWGALSDRIGRRPVYLLGAAGIGLWMFPFFSLIDTGSFGNLILAITVGLVLHGAMYAPQAAFFSEMFATRMRYSGASIGAQFASVAAGAPAPLIATALLDDYGSSTPIALYVIAAAVLTLIAVGVAKETRNRDLADVDAPADTEPVKAATADARSV
- a CDS encoding helix-turn-helix domain-containing protein, producing MSRDHVQSAERPAGSAEAPFLELLARGASADAYEQPVLVARAEGRPAERIAALEQAKLVALRVRSELEGRRRREAELSALFETAHDLAGLRDLDAVLQAIVQRARSLLGTDVAYLSLNDPVRGDTYMRVTEGSVAARFQQLRLGMGEGLGGLVAQTARPYVTDDYFKDERFQHTRTIDGGVRDEGLVAILGVPLMLGHHVIGVLFAADRRARVFEREQIALLGSFAALAAAAIDTANLLTETRSALAGLERANEIIRDRSGVIERASDVHDRLAELVLRGGGVHDVAAAVAEVLDGKVEFTEAAATPAQALETSRAEGHAVRHGDDWIAAVAAGGELLGALVLHGHPGLDPVDQRTLERAAMVTSLLLLARRSAAEAEQRVRGELLDDLLDARDRDPRLLRERASRLHADLDATHVVLAARLDGTAADAEQEADARRRLWSAASHLAATRHGLAAARDGGTVLLLPLRPGDTATALARRTAGHLGTAVHEAVTVGASGPVEDLATRPDSVAAAYEEGRRCLDALRLLGRSGDGAAAEDFGFLGLLLAGDRDITGFVDRTIGQVVTYDERRGTDLLRTLDAYFACGMSPARTKDELHVHVNTVAQRLERVGRLLGDDWQSPARALEIQLALRLHRLSAPSQH
- a CDS encoding 3-hydroxybutyrate dehydrogenase, which encodes MTPPSALPAPHASSLDLGGRTALVTGAAGGIGRACALRLAAAGAKVRAVDREARGLEELADGARNLAGAIEPHVLDLTDLDAAELAAAGTDVLVNNAGLQLVRPIEEFPPDVFHTVLTVMLEAPFRLIRGALPHMYGQGWGRIVNVSSVHGLRASAFKSAYVAAKHGLEGLSKTAALEGAPHGVTSNCVNPAYVRTPLVEKQLADQAQAHGIPEERVLAEVLLQDSAVKRLIEPEDVAEAVAYLCGPQASFVTGTSLVMDGGWTAH
- a CDS encoding NUDIX hydrolase, whose amino-acid sequence is MATPDFIREIRASAGHQLLWLPGVSAVVFDDEGRVLLGQRADNHEWTVISGIPDPGEQPAAAAVREVHEEAGVHCVVERVVLVRSGREVVYPNGDTCQFMDITFRCRAVGGEARVNDDESLAVGWFEVDALPPMGERQLFRIKQALSDEPTWFEPMISE
- the lnt gene encoding apolipoprotein N-acyltransferase is translated as MTVTATSVDESDQQHSAAPASRTARLARFVPALAAALSGVLLYVSFPPRPLWWLALPAFAVFGWVLRGRSWKAGLGLGYLFGLGFLLPLLVWTGVEVGPGPWLALVVIEAVFVALVGAGVATVSKLPGSPLWAAALWVAGEAARARAPFSGFPWGKIAFGQADGVFLPLAAVGGTPVLGFAVVLCGFGLYEAVRLGVEKRRSREVRRSAAVVALLSVAVPVVGAVAARPLVSDKAENGTVTVAAIQGNVPRAGLDFNAQRRAVLDYHARETERLAAQVKAGKTPRPDIVLWPENSSDIDPFANEDARAVIDAAAKAIGAPISVGGVVERDGKLYNEQILWDPVKGPTDTYDKRQIQPFGEYLPLRSLIGAINSDWTSMVRQDFSRGTEPGVFTMAGAKVGLVTCYEAAFDWAVRSEVTDGAQLISVPSNNATFDRSEMTYQQLAMSRVRAVEHSRTVTVPVTSGVSAIIMPDGRITQKTGMFVADSLVQKVPLRSSETPATKLGILPEMLLVLVAAGGLGWAIGAGVRNRRAGSAG